From one Humulus lupulus chromosome 8, drHumLupu1.1, whole genome shotgun sequence genomic stretch:
- the LOC133795822 gene encoding uncharacterized protein LOC133795822, translating into MKKMPSFELDLLKEDANVYKLIGSVLVKQDLAEANANVHKRIEYISAELYAYPGLTHSISTEELKNRWSAIQLATNKFCGALAQIERRSPSGANEKDKIEKAKELYQSIHPTSFNFLHCWTILRHHPKWKESVAEGSSMKAKRRSIIRDGHAPEFIDEDTAAPSLDVNLERPIGKKAAKKRKRQEDNSSNLTDLVIEIKGERIKSNAEKGEIRKEYARIAKERLELDKQKEETEIMRRELEIMRVDVSTLSPTQQEYFRTLQLEILEKQKSRKP; encoded by the exons ATGAAGAAGATGCCCAgtttt GAGTTAGACCTTTTGAAAGAAGATGCAAATGTGTACAAGTTGATTGGTTCAGTTCTTGTGAAGCAAGATTTGGCAGAGGCCAATGCAAATGTGCACAAGAGAATTGAATACATCTCTGCTGAATTGTAT GCTTATCCTGGTCTTACTCATTCAATAAGCACTGAAGAGCTCAA AAATAGATGGTCTGCTATCCAACTTGCTACAAATAAGTTTTGTGGGGCCTTAGCTCAAATTGAAAGAAGGTCTCCAAGTGGGGCTAATGAGAAAGATAAG AttgagaaagccaaagagttataCCAAAGTATCCATCCCACTTCATTCAACTTTCTTCATTGTTGGACTATTCTACGACACCATCCAAAATGGAAAGAATCTGTGGCTGAGGGTAGCAGTATGAAAGCTAAAAGAAGATCAATAATTCGAGATGGTCATGCACCAGAGTTCATAGATGAAGATACTGCAGCACCATCTTTAGATGTGAATTTAGAGAGACCAATTGGAAAGAAGGCTGCAAAGAAGCGAAAGAGGCAAGAGGATAACTCTTCCAATCTTACTGATTTGGTGATTGAAATAAAAGGGGAGAGAATCAAATCTAATGCTGAGAAGGGAGAAATTAGGAAAGAGTATGCCCGCATTGCAAAAGAAAGgcttgaattggataaacagaaAGAAGAGACTGAAATCATGAGGAGGGAGTTAGAAATTATGAGAGTAGATGTATCAACTTTATCTCCAACGCAACAAGAGTATTTCCGTACCCTCCAATTGGAAATACTTGAGAAGCAAAAGTCTAGAAAGCCATGA
- the LOC133795823 gene encoding uncharacterized protein LOC133795823, which translates to MDPDFEIFDSSSSEEEEEEIILALDIEEERLGNERVSTSHRRSIPQRAFNRRNSLEGHERLFQDYFSKSPTYPPNLFRSRFRMQRHLFLHIQAEVEAYEPYFVQRRDAAKRLGQKITAAMRILAYGVSGDFVDEHLRIAENTAAKCLKKFVKAIIGIFSHEYLRSPNENDIARLCAVGDSRGFPGMLGSIDCMHWKWKNCPSAWKGISHNDINVLEHSSVFKELAEGHAPKVNYSINGNDYSMSYYLADGIYPSWLTFVKTIHAPHGCKNKHFAATQESARKDVERAFGVLQARFAIVRGPARFYDRKTLKEIMMACIILHNMIVEDERHTYLRVEDFVYEQSDEITEEPMSHEHTNEFVNFIQRHHHIRDRGIHFQLQSDLIEHL; encoded by the exons ATGGATCCTGACTTTGAGATATTTGACTCTTCGTCatccgaggaggaggaggaggagataATTTTAGCTCTTGATATTGAAGAAGAACGCTTGGGTAATGAAAGAGTCTCAACATCGCATCGTAGGTCTATTCCCCAACGTGCATTCAATCGAAGAAATTCGCTTGAAGGCCATGAACGCCTCTTTCAAGATTATTTTTCTAAGTCCCCGACGTATCCACCGAATTTATTCCGCAGTAGGTTTCGAATGCAACGTCATCTTTTCTTGCATATTCAAGCCGAAGTCGAAGCATATGAACCATATTTCGTCCAAAGAAGAGATGCTGCTAAAAGACTGGGTCAAAAAATAACTGCTGCAATGAGAATATTAGCCTATGGAGTCTCTGGAGATTTTGTAGATGAACACTTGCGGATTGCAGAGAATACAGCAGCCAAGTGTTTGAAAAAATTCGTTAAGGCTATCATTGGCATATTCTCCCATGAATACTTAAGATCCCCAAATGAGAACGATATAGCTAGATTGTGCGCAGTTGGAGATAGTCGCGGGTTTCCTGGGATGTTAGGAAGTATTGATTGCATGCATTGGAAATGGAAAAATTGTCCAAGTGCTTGGAAAGGAAT CTCCCATAATGATATTAATGTCCTAGAACACTCTTCTGTTTTTAAAGAGCTTGCTGAAGGACATGCTCCAAAGGTCAACTACTCAATAAATGGAAATGACTATTCGATGAGCTACTATCTTGCCGATGGTATATATCCTTCATGGTTGACGTTTGTCAAAACAATTCATGCTCCACATGGCTGTAAAAATAAACATTTTGCAGCAACTCAAGAATCAGCAAGAAAAGATGTAGAACGAGCTTTTGGAGTGCTTCAAGCTCGATTTGCTATTGTACGTGGACCGGCACGATTTTATGATCGAAAAACACTTAAGGAGATTATGATGGCATGCATTATTTTGCATAATATGATCGTAGAAGACGAGCGACATACTTATCTTCGAGTCGAAGACTTTGTTTATGAACAAAGCGATGAAATAACTGAAGAGCCTATGTCCCATGAGCATACAAATGAATTTGTAAACTTCATTCAACGCCATCATCACATTCGAGATCGAGGAATTCATTTTCAACTTCAGTCGGATCTTATTGAACATTTATGA
- the LOC133793964 gene encoding uncharacterized protein LOC133793964: MAGASSSSSSFAEILTEIPELRGDNFKIWKERVLLHLGCADMDYAIRKDEPAAITATSTAAQIALYEKWERSNRLSIMFIMSKIPLGMRGSVEQPEKVKDLIKLIDEQFDTSDKPLYNNLIHQFSSTKLTGVKGVREHISKMRDISAQLKKLDVVIPKTFLVHYILNHLPPHYGPFKISYNTHKDKWSINELITMCAQEEARLLQEQGESAHMATQGKKRKPSKKDKGKNKVPPQGDIKKDSIKCFFCKKKGHAKKECAKFKKWMDDNGFTKPKEASGK, encoded by the exons atggctggag cttcttcatcatcctctagttttgctgaaatccttaccgaaattcctgagcttaggggtgataatttcaaaatctggaaggaacgagttcttcttcatttaggctgcgccgacatggactacgcaataaggaaggacgaacctgctgcaatcactgcgactagcactgctgctcagatcgcactatatgagaaatgggagcggtccaatcgcctcagcatcatgttcatcatgtccaagatccctctgggaatgcgtggatcggtggagcaacctgagaaagtcaaagacttgatcaaactgatcgatgagcagttcgacacttcagacaaaccactttacaacaatctcatccaccagttctcatccacaaaactcactggtgtcaaaggagttagagaacatatttcaaagatgagggacatttctgctcaactgaagaaactcgatgtagtcattcccaaaaccttcctggtccactacatccttaaccatcttccacctcattatgggcctttcaaaatttcctacaacacacataaggacaaatggagtatcaatgaactgataaccatgtgtgctcaagaagaagcaaggctcctgcaggaacaaggtgaaagtgctcacatggccacccaaggcaagaaacgcaaaccatccaagaaggacaaggggaaaaataaagtgcctccccaaggtgatataaagaaggattccatcaaatgtttcttctgcaaaaagaagggacatgcgaaaaaggaatgcgccaagttcaagaaatggatggacgacaatg ggtttacaaaacctaaggaagccagtgggaagtga
- the LOC133798151 gene encoding bZIP transcription factor 18 has protein sequence MEMQDPSKPDLGPNPKPENKAFRSQTTMMMMSNPSPACPARGSYHRRSQSEVQFRIPDDLDLLSDPFDGPSGSFEELGSEDDLFCTYMDIEKFGSKLDDGPSGHKNDNASGDGGGEEEKHARPRHRHSNSVDGSSSLDTIEAKKAMAPDKLAELWTIDPKRAKRILANRQSAARSKERKARYITELERKVQTLQTEATTLSAQLTLFQRDTTGLSGENTDLKLRLQAMEQQAQLRDALNEALKKEVERLKMATGEMMTPTDTYNFGMHHIPYNHSSFFSNQPQSGSGDPRNIQMQQFNHFQCNVTPTHQPMHATHASSEMSQLDHIGRMQGLDISSNGRGSHLVKPEGPSISPSESSNRF, from the exons ATGGAGATGCAAGATCCGTCGAAACCGGATCTTGGCCCGAACCCGAAACCCGAGAACAAGGCGTTCCGTTCTCAGACGACGATGATGATGATGTCGAATCCAAGCCCGGCCTGCCCGGCTCGTGGATCCTACCACCGGAGGTCCCAATCGGAGGTCCAATTCCGGATTCCGGACGATCTGGATCTGCTTTCGGATCCATTTGACGGTCCTTCCGGTAGCTTCGAGGAGCTCGGATCCGAGGACGATTTGTTTTGTACGTATATGGACATTGAGAAGTTCGGATCCAAGCTCGATGACGGACCCTCCGGCCACAAAAACGACAATGCAAGCGGTGATGGTGGAGGAGAAGAAGAGAAGCACGCGAGGCCGAGGCACCGGCATAGCAATTCGGTGGATGGGTCTTCGTCGTTGGATACGATTGAGGCCAAGAAAGCCATGGCTCCTGATAAGCTTGCCGAATTATGGACCATTGATCCCAAGCGAGCTAAGAG GATTTTGGCAAACAGGCAGTCTGCTGCCCGTTCTAAAGAGAGAAAGGCCCGTTACATAACAGAGCTTGAAAGAAAAGTTCAGACCCTTCAAACAGAAGCAACAACTCTTTCTGCCCAACTGACTCTGTTCCAG AGGGATACAACTGGTCTCAGTGGTGAAAACACAGACCTTAAGCTTCGACTACAAGCTATGGAACAACAAGCTCAGTTGCGTGATG CTCTAAATGAAGCGTTGAAGAAAGAAGTTGAGAGGCTCAAGATGGCCACAGGAGAGATGATGACACCCACTGATACTTACAACTTTGGAATGCATCATATTCCTTACAACCATTCTTCCTTCTTTTCAAATCAGCCCCAATCTGGGTCAGGTGACCCTCGTAACATTCAAATGCAACAGTTTAATCATTTCCAGTGTAATGTGACCCCTACACATCAGCCTATGCATGCCACACATGCATCCTCAGAGATGTCGCAGCTTGATCATATTGGCCGGATGCAGGGGCTCGATATCAGCAGCAACGGCAGAGGCTCTCATCTTGTGAAGCCCGAAGGGCCCTCCATTTCCCCTAGCGAAAGCAGCAACAGATTTTAA